The window AGAGACAAAGGTGGTGGGCGAAGGAGCGCAAGTGGTTTCAGAGGATAGCTCTTAGAATACCCGTTTTCAAACAGTAGTATACCCAACGATTTTTCTTTTGACGATATATCCCACAACTACGATCTAATAATGCAGAATAGAAATCTTGCCCCCCTCTCGCATGCGTCGAACACATGGAATAAATTAAACTAAATCACAATACATCATCATCcgcaaaaaaaaaaccaCCTAATAACTCCATCCCAACCCTCCTGGCACAGGCCTGTTTGTCCACCGACTGATAATCCCCATTGCCCTCGCCCTCCTCACAAGTTTACCCACGCGCCTTTGCGACTTCCAAGTCAACCCAGTCTCCGCCCGACTTCTTATCTTGCCCATCGGGTTGACGAATTCATATGCGAAATTAGGGTTCATATCGTGTACCAAGGGATTGGTTTTGGTGATGTAGAAAGGATCAAGCTTGACGGCGATTTTTTTGGGAGGGCCGAGAAGAGGGGCGCGAGGCAAAGGTCGAGGAGTGGGGAAGACGGCCTCCTGGGTGAATGCGTGGGGGGCAACAAACTAAAACGAGTTGAGAAAAAAAACCCGAAGAAGACAAGTTAGTCGTGTGTACCTCTTCACGGCGGGATAATTGAAAAAAAGGAGATAGGTAAAATACGTACTTGATTGGCCTTGAACTGTTCTCGGTTATCCTGAACGTCGTTCTTCACCAGAGGCGAAGTTTGGGCAGCAGCCCGTTCGCCGAAGGCTTTTTGGAAAATCTCGGTAGGGTTGGCAGCGGGTTGTCTGGCGGGAGCAGAGGTGTGGAGAGCGCGAACGGCGGATGTAAGACGAGGAATACGTGAAAAGGACATTCTTCAGGGTAAGGACAGTATGGTGTTATAAGTATGAGGAAAGTGATGATTGTTGAAGAGTCACTACCAAAGAATACGTCGAGACGACCGACCGACAGAAAGTCGTCAAGAGCCGCAAACCCGCCAGAAAGAATGGCCATTACGTAAGAGTTGTTTTGACCCTGTTGTTACAATCCCTCCACCGACTAAGATTTCCGAGAAACAATGATGAACAAGTCAATAAGCCACTCGTTGTGTTGCCTATATCACCCAATAACATGTCCAAGCCGCAAGGTAAAGCTGGCCCTTCAAAGCCATATGGACGACCGCAGAAACCTATACACAAGACAGTCGATctcttgaagaagaatcAGGCTGCAGCTGCaaagggcaagggcaaaGAGAATGAGGTCCTCGGTAGTGTTATGAGTCTCGTAGATGGCAAGTATTTCAATAGCTGTTGCCAAATGGTGAGGGCGCTGATTGTTGGAGTGCAGAGGTGAGAAGGCTTCCTGGGATGATATCGGTGGAAAAGTTTGCCCAGGTGAGTATCTTCATGCGTGTCGATAAGACGGTTTACTGATGAATATCATTGTCAGACAAGAGCGATGGAGATACATGCGTTCCAGACAGCCATCAAGACTGCCGCGTAAGATAAACACTATTATAGAAGCTGCCGCCATACTGAACAACATAATCGGCAGGGCTCAAGGAAGTACTCGTGCCTTCCAATCATTACCTCGTCATCTTCGGCGTCGAGCTGCGAGCCATAACCCCCGTCGAGTGCCGAAACGTCTCCGAAGTCGAGCAGCTGCCGAGGTACGGAATCCACCTCCAACATGTATATATCCCATACTTGCGAATTCTGACTGACATCTGACCGTTTGCCTCATCTACAGATTGACGCCGGAGACACGATAGCAAAGAAACATCGCAAAATCGCTAAACTCCGGGCTAAAGGCAATCTCCGCGACCGACTTTCCCGTACAGCCATCTTTCGTATCCGCCAACGTTCCAAGCGGTGGCTACCAACACATATATGGCATGCGAAGCGGTATCACATGGCGAATACCTGGGGTTGGAGGTTACCTGTCACGCCAACGCTGAAGAGTTTTAGGTCGGCGTATAGGGcagggaagaggaaaacAATTGCGTGGGACATGAGTTACTATGGTGTGATCGAAGTGGAAGGGATGAAGGAGGGGATTGTAAAGTTGTTGACTGAGGTGACTTTTGGAAAGTTTGCTGGTGACAAGTAGGTCTTTTCTTCAAATGATTGCTAGGGCAGAAGGGTGCGGCGAGAACTGATTTTGGGTACAATAAGATTTGAAGATGGAGCGAGGGTAGCAGAAGTTTTGGTATACCAACCTGAATCTTTCCCTAGAGGATTGATTGGACCAGCAGAAGTCCTTTGGCAACCTTTGATGCAAGACAAAAGCCCACTTAACGATGCTCGTCGTATCTGGATTCGaatccatccatccatGTTTGAACAAGTGTTTTCAATCCTCAAAGCTGTTTCTGGTAACATCTTGGCCGAAGAAAGCCTCTCCAAACGAGTTCAAACGCTTCACATTAGAGATCTTCGCGGAGAATTGGAGTCGTTTGAAATTATGGGACCTAAATCCGGTGAGGTGCTAAGGAGAGTGTTACGGTTGTGTAAAAGTGAAAAGGGGGTGAAATCCAAGGTAAGTCAGATTATAATTGTAACTTTTTTGCCTTATGGGTATACTCACAGAATTCAGTTTTTCAACGCGTTGGGAGACCCGGCAGAGGTGCCATCGAGAACGATAGTAGGGCTGAACGTGCATGATCCTAGGTTACAGTGAGTCGTTCTTCCATGAACAGTACCTAGAGAGAATGCTCATGGCTTGATGTAGTTTTCCTCCGCCACAAATTAAAGAATATGAAGACAGTTTATCCAACGATGGCGTCTTGCGTTTCAATGACATTCTACCGTCGTCGGACCTCGCGCAATCAGAATTATGGGGCCCAACTGCTCGTGAGCTTGCAGCAGAGGTTACTTACACAAAATATCAGTTGGACGCTCGCCGACACAGAGTAAGTGCTTTGTTTAAGCAAGAAACTCTGCATGATctgatttttttttggccTGTATAGCTTGGGATACCCGGTCCTCGTCTGCATCCTACATCCTCCGATAACCGTATCTCCCTTATCCTCTTCCAACGTTCCACCCATTCCCCGCCTTCCACCACGCCCCAGTCCTTTCATGGTTTCAcactcctcttcccttcctcctggGCACAGTATCTTCTCACTTCCATAGCGTACACAGGCACTTTGATTGGTGGTTTGAACGAGAGGAAAGTTCAACATCGTGAGGCTGGTACGCCTAGTTTCCCGGAGCACTTTGGTCAGGTTTGTGTGGCTGGAGCAGAATGGGAGAAGAGCAAAGCggaagaggcggaagaGAGGTGGAAAAGAAAACCGCCGGCGAAGCGGGTAGCGTTTGATAAGCTGGGGACGAGCCATCCTTGGATACCCGATTGGAGTGCGCTGATGGTAGGTTATGCCTGGCGCACTCATATTATAAAAGATTTTTGACTAATTCGTAACCTTGCAACAGGGCAAAGGGGTAACGACCTCGGAAGAGACTGCTGTGAATGGCCAACCATCGATCCATCCTTaccttcttcctcatccatTTACCGCCCACCTCGATGCGTCTCTAACTCCATCTAAATTGTTGAAGAACATCAACATTTTTCGCTCCCAGCGCGGCCTATCTGCCTTGCCATCTGCTAAGCAAATTGAGCTGTTCAGGGAAGCTGTCGTACACGTGGAGGTGAACGTTCTTGGAAGAGGGTCACCCGGCGATATGGCAGTCATCTGCGGA of the Cryptococcus gattii WM276 chromosome H, complete sequence genome contains:
- a CDS encoding 30S ribosomal protein S18, putative (Similar to TIGR gene model, INSD accession AAW45533.1); this translates as MSFSRIPRLTSAVRALHTSAPARQPAANPTEIFQKAFGERAAAQTSPLVKNDVQDNREQFKANQFVAPHAFTQEAVFPTPRPLPRAPLLGPPKKIAVKLDPFYITKTNPLVHDMNPNFAYEFVNPMGKIRSRAETGLTWKSQRRVGKLVRRARAMGIISRWTNRPVPGGLGWSY
- a CDS encoding ribonucleases P/MRP protein subunit, putative (Similar to TIGR gene model, INSD accession AAW45518.1); its protein translation is MSKPQGKAGPSKPYGRPQKPIHKTVDLLKKNQAAAAKGKGKENEVLGSVMSLVDEVRRLPGMISVEKFAQTRAMEIHAFQTAIKTAAAQGSTRAFQSLPRHLRRRAASHNPRRVPKRLRSRAAAEIDAGDTIAKKHRKIAKLRAKGNLRDRLSRTAIFRIRQRSKRWLPTHIWHAKRYHMANTWGWRLPVTPTLKSFRSAYRAGKRKTIAWDMSYYGVIEVEGMKEGIVKLLTEVTFGKFAGDKFEDGARVAEVLVYQPESFPRGLIGPAEVLWQPLMQDKSPLNDARRIWIRIHPSMFEQVFSILKAVSGNILAEESLSKRVQTLHIRDLRGELESFEIMGPKSGEVLRRVLRLCKSEKGVKSKFFNALGDPAEVPSRTIVGLNVHDPRLHFPPPQIKEYEDSLSNDGVLRFNDILPSSDLAQSELWGPTARELAAEVTYTKYQLDARRHRLGIPGPRLHPTSSDNRISLILFQRSTHSPPSTTPQSFHGFTLLFPSSWAQYLLTSIAYTGTLIGGLNERKVQHREAGTPSFPEHFGQVCVAGAEWEKSKAEEAEERWKRKPPAKRVAFDKLGTSHPWIPDWSALMGKGVTTSEETAVNGQPSIHPYLLPHPFTAHLDASLTPSKLLKNINIFRSQRGLSALPSAKQIELFREAVVHVEVNVLGRGSPGDMAVICGLTEEERKAWIEAYEGESDEFGLAGEISELQRLGEARAPEENIIGYTSTGNISLSRGKGHALGMITLAGYLDLLKAAGAEVKGNKWDGRTLVCVRNRDGRIARFAEVRVVC